The Pyricularia oryzae 70-15 chromosome 5, whole genome shotgun sequence genome includes a region encoding these proteins:
- a CDS encoding hydroxymethylglutaryl-CoA synthase, with amino-acid sequence MASRPQNIGIKAIEIYFPSQYVEQSELEKFDGVSSGKYTIGLGQTKMAFCDDREDIYSLALTATSNLLKKYAIDTNSVGRLEVGTETLLDKSKSVKSVLMQLFGDNTNIEGVDTVNACYGGTNALINSVNWIEGSGWDGRDAIVVAGDIALYAKGNARPTGGAGCVAMLVGPDAPIVVEPGLRGSFMQHAYDFYKPDLASEYPYVDGHFSLTCYTKALDGAYRAYNKREAQLQNGHANGNGAADSSKTPLDRFDYIAFHSPTCKLVQKSYARLLYHDYLANPDHPAFAEVPGELRDMDYEKSLTDKGVEKAFMALTKKRFQERVNPGIQVATLCGNMYCASVWGGLSSLIGHVDSATLQGKRIGLFSYGSGLAASFLSFRVNGSTETISKALDIPNRLEARRAVQPQTYDDMCEMRKKAHLQKNFTPTGDVSTIVNGTYYLENVDDMFKRTYSVKA; translated from the exons ATGGCGTCCCGTCCGCAGAACATTGGCATCAAGGCCATTGAAATCTACTTCCCCAGTCAG TACGTCGAGCAATCCGAGCTCGAAAAGTTCGATGGCGTTAGCTCCGGAAAATACACCATTGGCCTTGGGCAGACCAAGATGGCCTTTTGCGACGACCGCGAAG ACATCTACTCCCTCGCCTTGACGGCCACTTCCAACCTGCTCAAGAAGTATGCCATTGACACCAACTCCGTCGGCCGCCTTGAGGTCGGCACCGAGACCCTCTTGGACAAGTCCAAGTCGGTCAAGTCGGTGCTGATGCAGCTTTTCGGCGACAACACCAACATCGAGGGTGTCGACACCGTCAACGCCTGCTACGGCGGCACCAACGCCTTGATCAACTCGGTCAACTGGATTGAGGGTTCCGGCTGGGACGGCCGTGACGCTATCGTCGTTGCTGGAGATATTGCCCTTTACGCCAAGGGCAACGCCCGCCCCACCGGTGGCGCCGGCTGCGTCGCCATGCTGGTTGGCCCCGACGCCCCCATCGTCGTTGAGCCCGGTCTGCGTGGCTCTTTCATGCAGCACGCCTACGACTTCTACAAGCCCGACCTGGCCAGCGAGTATCCCTACGTTGACGGCCACTTCTCGCTCACCTGCTACACCAAGGCATTGGATGGCGCCTACCGTGCCTACAACAAGCGTGAGGCTCAGCTCCAGAACGGCCACGCCAACGGCAACGGCGCCGCAGACAGCTCCAAGACCCCCCTGGACCGCTTTGACTACATCGCCTTCCACTCGCCCACCTGCAAGCTTGTGCAAAAGTCGTACGCCCGCCTGCTGTACCACGACTACCTCGCCAACCCCGACCACCCTGCCTTTGCCGAGGTCCCCGGGGAGCTGCGCGATATGGACTACGAGAAGTCGCTTACCGACAAGGGTGTTGAGAAGGCCTTCATGGCCCTGACCAAGAAGCGCTTCCAGGAGCGTGTCAACCCCGGCATCCAGGTTGCCACCCTTTGCGGCAACATGTACTGCGCTAGCGTCTGGGGTGGTCTGTCCAGCTTGATCGGCCACGTCGACAGCGCTACTCTTCAGGGCAAGCGCATCGGTCTTTTCAGCTACGGCTCTGGCTTGGCTGCCAGCTTCCTGTCTTTCCGCGTCAACGGCAGCACCGAGACGATCTCAAAGGCGCTTGACATTCCCAACAGGCTCGAGGCCAGGCGCGCCGTCCAGCCGCAGACATATGACGAT ATGTGCGAGATGCGCAAGAAGGCCCACCTCCAGAAGAACTTTACCCCCACTGGCGATGTCAGCACCATCGTGAACGGAACCTACTACCTGGAGAACGTCGACGACATGTTCAAGCGAACCTACAGCGTCAAGGCATAA
- a CDS encoding homoserine dehydrogenase: MASPKQVHIAIIGAGGVGKCFLSQLQALAKRRPSPQLSLCYISTSKKALFNDDHSEVYSLTSGGADLVSSLAASSREPPAIPQLVDYLASAPAKVVLVDNTSSQAVADSYPQFLRRGVSVVTPNKKAFSGSYGLWRDIFAAAAESGAKVYHESSVGAGLPVISTLKDLVDTGDEVTRIEGVFSGTMSFLFNSFAPTEGQGGKWSAEVAKAKQLGYTEPDPRDDLNGIDVARKLTILARLAGLEVESPTSFPVQSLIPKALESAASGDEFLQRLPEFDSEMEEVKTAAEKEGKVVRFVGSIDVANKQVKVGLEKFDRSHPIAALKGSDNIISFYTKRYGSNPLIIQGAGAGGDVTAMGVTGDLIKVLGQIA, translated from the exons ATGGCTTCCCCGAAACAAGTTCATATTGCCATCATCG GCGCCGGCGGAGttggaaaatgcttcctctctCAGCTTCAAGCCCTGGCCAAGCGCCGACCTTCCCCTCAGCTCAGCCTCTGCTACATCTCGACAAGCAAAAAGGCCCTCTTCAACGATGACCACTCCGAGGTCTACAGCCTGACCAGCGGTGGCGCCGACCTGGTCTCGTCTCTGGCCGCCTCGTCTCGCGAGCCCCCCGCCATCCCTCAGCTAGTCGACTACCTCGCCTCGGCTCCCGCCAAGGTCGTCCTGGTCGACAACACCAGCTCCCAGGCCGTGGCCGACAGCTACCCCCAGTTCCTGCGCCGCGGCGTCAGCGTGGTCACTCCCAACAAGAAGGCATTTTCTGGCTCCTACGGGTTGTGGCGCGATATTTTCGCCGCGGCCGCCGAGTCGGGCGCAAAGGTCTATCACGAGTCGTCAGTCGGCGCCGGCCTGCCCGTCATCTCGACTCTCAAGGACCTCGTTGACACGGGCGATGAGGTCACCCGCATCGAGGGCGTCTTCAGCGGCACCATgtcgttcctgttcaactcGTTCGCCCCGACCGAAGGTCAGGGTGGAAAGTGGTCCGCCGAGGTCGCCAAGGCCAAGCAGCTTGGGTACACGGAGCCCGACCCGCGTGACGACCTCAACGGAATCGATGTTGCCCGCAAACTCACCATCCTCGCCCGCCTGGCCGGGCTTGAGGTCGAGTCGCCCACGTCGTTCCCTGTCCAGAGCTTGATCCCCAAGGCGCTCGAGTCTGCAGCCAGCGGTGACGAGTTCCTGCAGAGGCTGCCTGAATTCGACAGCGAGATGGAGGAGGTTAAGACCGCTGCGGAGAAGGAGGGCAAGGTCGTGCGCTTCGTCGGCAGCATCGATGTAGCAAACAAGCAGGTCAAGGTCGGACTGGAGAAGTTTGACCGCTCGCACCCCATCGCTGCGCTCAAGGGCAGCGACAACATCATCAGCTTCTACACCAAGCGCTATGGAAGCAACCCGCTCATTATCCAgggcgctggtgctggtggtgaCGTTACTGCCATGGGAGTTACTGGCGATTTGATCAAGGTTTTGGGTCAGATTGCATAG